A single window of Nicotiana sylvestris chromosome 3, ASM39365v2, whole genome shotgun sequence DNA harbors:
- the LOC104214139 gene encoding protein CHAPERONE-LIKE PROTEIN OF POR1, chloroplastic — protein sequence MASTLISKPTLSSAFLGQQLSTRGNSKRSAPSGLFLRGPRCAATDTPYGGNIPQFPRVNVWDPYKRLGISRDASEEEVWSSRNFLLNQYYNHERSAESIEAAFEKILMASFINRKKTKINLKTRLKKKVEESPPWVQNLLSFVELPPPVIILRRLFLFGFMACWSVMNSAEAGPAFQVAISFGACVYFLNDKTKSIGRAALIGFGALVAGWFCGSLLVPMIPPNLLHPTWSLELLTSLFIYVSLFLGCTFLK from the exons ATGGCGTCAACTCTCATCTCGAAACCTACCCTTTCCTCTGCTTTCCTCGGCCAACAACT tTCGACTAGAGGAAATTCAAAGAGGTCGGCACCCTCTGGTTTGTTTCTAAGGGGCCCAAGATGTGCGGCGACGGACACTCCTTATGGAG GTAATATTCCGCAGTTTCCTCGAGTGAATGTTTGGGATCCCTACAAACGTCTTGGAATAAGTCGCGATGCTTCTGAGGAAGAAGTTTGGAGCTCACGCAACTTTTTGTTAAACCAGTATTATAATCACGAGAGAAGTGCAGAATCAATTGAAGCTGCCTTTGAGAAGATACTAATGGCAAGCTTCATAAATAGAAAGAAGACAAAGATTAACTTGAAAACAAGGCTAAAAAAGAAAGTCGAGGAATCTCCCCCTTGGGTTCAGAACCTCCTCAGTTTTGTGGAACTTCCACCGCCTGTAATTATTTTGAGGAGATTATTCCTCTTTGGATTCATGGCTTGCTGGAGTGTGATGAACTCTGCTGAAGCTGGACCTGCATTCCAG GTAGCTATATCTTTTGGAGCTTGTGTGTACTTCCTTAATGACAAGACAAAGAGCATAGGAAGAGCTGCTCTTATAGG GTTTGGAGCCCTAGTGgctggttggttttgtggttcaCTGTTGGTTCCCATGATCCCTCCGAATCTGTTGCACCCAACTTGGAGTCTTGAACTCTTAACATCTCTCTTTATTTATGTTTCCTTGTTTCTGGGCTGTACTTTTCTCAAATGA